From one Oncorhynchus clarkii lewisi isolate Uvic-CL-2024 chromosome 6, UVic_Ocla_1.0, whole genome shotgun sequence genomic stretch:
- the LOC139411539 gene encoding CD81 antigen-like → MGVEGCTKCIKYMLFFFNFIFWLAGGVVLGVALWLRHDGHTSSLLELKFDGHQAPTTFLNSVHILIAVGAVMMVVGFLGCYGAIQESQCLLGTFFACLVILFACEVAAGIFGFMHKDSISKELITFYDNVYENSVATTLTDQDKKQAATAVLKAFHETLECCGRGISNPFTTLITQGLTDICPKSVSASTTDCHGKIRELFNEKVYLIGIAALIVAIIMIFEMTFSMVLCCGIRNSPVY, encoded by the exons CTCGCAGGAGGTGTGGTCCTGGGCGTGGCTCTGTGGCTTCGACATGACGGCCACACCAGCAGCCTGCTAGAGTTGAAGTTTGACGGCCATCAAGCACCAACCACCTTCTTAAACA GTGTTCACATCCTGATCGCTGTTGGCGCAGTGATGATGGTTGTCGGGTTCCTTGGCTGCTATGGTGCCATTCAGGAGTCTCAGTGTCTTCTTGGAACA TTCTTTGCCTGCTTGGTGATCCTGTTCGCTTGTGAGGTGGCAGCTGGAATCTTTGGATTCATGCACAAAGATTCG ATTTCCAAAGAGCTGATTACCTTCTATGACAATGTGTACGAGAACTCTGTAGCAACCACTTTAACAGACCAGGACAAGAAACAGGCTGCCACTGCTGTGCTGAAGGCCTTCCATGAGACG TTGGAATGCTGTGGTAGGGGCATCAGCAACCCGTTCACTACGTTAATCACCCAAGGTTTAACGGACATCTGCCCCAAGTCAGTCTCTGCTTCCACTACA GACTGTCATGGAAAAATCAGGGAGCTCTTTAACGAGAAGGTTTACCTGATTGGCATCGCTGCCCTGATAGTTGCTATTATTATG ATCTTTGAGATGACCTTTAGTATGGTCCTGTGCTGTGGGATCCGCAACAGCCCGGTGTACTAA